One Bradyrhizobium sp. ISRA464 genomic window carries:
- a CDS encoding M20/M25/M40 family metallo-hydrolase: MSNVKLQPVLDRIDADFDNSLERLFTLLRVKSISADPAFAKDCKAAANHLAADLATLGFQAEVRPTAGHPAVVGKFTGSTDGRPHVLFYGHYDVQPVDPLNLWHRPPFEPVVTDHADGRKIIVARGAEDDKGQLMTFIEACRAWKTVTGSLPVDITVIIEGEEEVGSKNFVPFLEANKAELKADFALVCDTGMWDPNTPAITTSLRGLVYDEVKIKAANRDLHSGVFGGGAQNPIRVLTRILGGLHDENGHITIPGFYDGVKDLPPDILAQWKQLNLTPESFLKPIGLSVPAGEKDRLLIEQVSSRPTCDVNGIVGGYTGEGSKTVIPAEASAKVSFRLVEGQDPEKIRQAFRDYVRARVPADCKVEFIDHAGAPAIALDWNMKPLAAARRALTDEWGKEALLIGSGASIPIVADFKRTLGLDSVLVGFGLDDDNIHSPNEKYDLKSFHKGIRSWARILAAFADAK; the protein is encoded by the coding sequence ATGTCCAACGTCAAGCTGCAGCCGGTCCTCGACCGCATCGATGCCGATTTCGACAACAGTCTCGAGCGGCTGTTCACGCTTCTGAGGGTCAAGTCAATCTCGGCCGATCCGGCCTTCGCCAAGGACTGCAAGGCGGCCGCCAATCATCTCGCCGCGGATCTCGCAACGCTCGGCTTCCAGGCCGAGGTGCGGCCGACCGCGGGCCATCCGGCCGTGGTCGGCAAGTTCACCGGCAGCACCGACGGGCGCCCGCATGTGCTGTTCTACGGCCATTACGACGTCCAGCCGGTCGATCCCCTGAATCTCTGGCATCGTCCGCCGTTCGAGCCTGTGGTCACCGACCACGCCGACGGCCGCAAGATCATCGTCGCGCGCGGCGCCGAGGACGACAAGGGTCAGCTGATGACCTTCATCGAGGCGTGCCGCGCTTGGAAGACGGTGACGGGGTCGTTGCCGGTCGACATCACCGTCATCATCGAGGGCGAGGAAGAGGTCGGCTCGAAGAACTTCGTGCCGTTCCTGGAGGCGAACAAGGCCGAGCTGAAGGCCGACTTCGCGCTGGTCTGCGACACCGGCATGTGGGATCCGAACACGCCGGCGATCACGACCTCGTTGCGCGGACTGGTGTATGACGAGGTCAAGATCAAGGCCGCCAATCGCGACCTGCATTCCGGTGTGTTCGGCGGCGGTGCGCAGAATCCGATCCGCGTGCTGACGCGCATTCTCGGCGGCCTGCATGACGAGAACGGTCACATCACCATTCCCGGCTTCTACGACGGCGTGAAGGATCTGCCGCCGGACATCCTGGCGCAATGGAAGCAGCTCAATCTGACGCCGGAAAGCTTCCTCAAGCCGATCGGCCTCTCGGTGCCGGCCGGCGAGAAGGACAGGCTCCTGATCGAGCAGGTTTCCTCGCGTCCGACCTGCGACGTCAACGGCATCGTCGGCGGCTACACCGGCGAGGGCTCGAAGACGGTGATCCCGGCGGAGGCATCGGCGAAAGTCTCGTTCCGCCTGGTCGAGGGACAAGACCCGGAGAAGATCCGGCAGGCGTTCCGCGACTACGTCAGGGCGCGCGTGCCGGCGGACTGCAAGGTCGAGTTCATCGACCATGCCGGCGCGCCGGCGATCGCGCTCGATTGGAACATGAAGCCGCTCGCGGCCGCCCGGCGTGCGCTGACCGACGAATGGGGCAAGGAGGCGCTCCTGATCGGCTCCGGCGCCTCGATCCCGATCGTCGCCGACTTCAAGCGCACGCTCGGGCTCGACAGCGTGCTGGTCGGCTTCGGCCTCGACGACGACAACATCCATTCGCCGAACGAGAAGTATGACCTCAAGAGCTTCCACAAGGGCATCCGCTCTTGGGCGCGGATTCTCGCGGCCTTCGCGGACGCCAAATAG